The stretch of DNA CTGAAGATGCAGAAGTCTATTTGAAGTTAGAATTCTTCAATCCAAGTAGCAGTGTGAAAGATCGCATTGCTCTTTCAATGGTAGAAGCGGCTGAACGTGATGGGAAATTAAAACAAGGTGACACGATTATCGAACCGACAAGCGGAAACACGGGAATCGGGCTGGCGATGATTGCAGCAGCAAAGGGCTACAAGTCCGTCCTTGTAATGCCTGAAACCATGAGTTTGGAACGACGCAATTTATTGCGTGCTTACGGTGCGGATTTAGTGCTGACTCCAGGACCGGACGGAATGAAGGGTGCTATTGCGAAAGCAACTGAACTGGCTGAAGAAAATGGTTGGTTTATGCCACAACAATTCAATAACTTTGCAAACCCGGAAGTGCATCGTTTAACAACAGGACCGGAAATTGTAGAAGCTATGGATCAACTGGATGCTTTCATTTCTGGTATTGGAACTGGCGGAACGATTACAGGTGCTGGTGAAGTGCTGAAAAAGAATTTCCCAGGAATTGAAATTGTAGCGGTTGAGCCAAGAG from Paenisporosarcina sp. FSL H8-0542 encodes:
- the cysK gene encoding cysteine synthase A; translation: MTRVGNSVADLVGKTPIVKINRLTGPEDAEVYLKLEFFNPSSSVKDRIALSMVEAAERDGKLKQGDTIIEPTSGNTGIGLAMIAAAKGYKSVLVMPETMSLERRNLLRAYGADLVLTPGPDGMKGAIAKATELAEENGWFMPQQFNNFANPEVHRLTTGPEIVEAMDQLDAFISGIGTGGTITGAGEVLKKNFPGIEIVAVEPRDSAVLSGGQPGPHKIQGIGAGFVPEVLNTEIYDSIIQVSNEDAYETARKVAREEGILGGVSSGAAVYAALEVARKLGKGKKVLAILPSNGERYLSTPLYQFDEQ